Genomic window (Granulicella arctica):
CTGGTCAGGCAGATTGCCGAGCTTATCGGCCTCAAAGGTCTCCACACGGAAGAGGTCCATGCCATCGGCCGCGCGTGTGCGAGCCACCACAACGAGCCGAGCCACGTGGTTGGGAGTCGACACGTGCGCGCCCTCCGAGGAGACGAAGTAGTCCGTCTCATTCTCCGCATCAAGCGCGACCGTGTTGTAGAAGATATCCGGATACTGCTTAAAGAGGCCGGAGAGATCGCGCAGACGGGTCTCCCAGGCAGCCTTGTCGATCACCAGTTCGGGTGCGGGCGGCAGCACCTCGGCTTTTGCGGTCTCACTGGAAAAGTCGGCAGAGACGTCCTCTTCCTTGGCCCGGACCTGCTGCTCCGTCTTGACCTTCAGGAAGCTGTCGAGCGCCTTACCATAGCCCCGGTTGGTCGCAAACCAGAGAGTGCGCGCAAGGGCGGCACGATCGTTCGTCAGAGGCAGTGGAATCGTTGTGAGCGCGCTGTTGCGATGGTCGCCATGCGTGTTGTCGAGCGCCGGCGTACCGAGCCGAATCTGTACATCCGCCGTGCGACGATGGCTCTGGTTTGAGTTAGTGATAGCGCCGTACTGGGCGGAGATGCTGACGGTTTCGTCGTCGGCCACTGCGTAGCTTAGAAAGTAGGGCTTAGGCTGGGCACTCTCCGCATTCGCTGCCGGGGCCGTGCCGAGTGAGGCAAGGGCGCGATGCAGTTCGGCCTCCATCGCCTGCATCAGGATCGGGTCCTGAGAGGTCGCGGCGAAGACCTGCTGCTTCGGAGTCATCAGGGCTACGGTTAACGCGCCAGCTATGCCGACTCCACCTGCTACCAACAAACACTGCTTTTTCAAAAGATCGATCCCCGCTTCGCTGACGCACTCGCTCAAGCCGAGTGTATCGAATTCGACTCATACGATGTGCGAAGGTCGTCATTGGGCGTTGGCAATGCAGCCAGTTTGCGCGGGGTCGTGCAGTCGTGCACACTGCACGAGAGGCCTTGAGCATGCGCCGTTGCATCCTGCTGCTACTCCTGCTGGCGTTCGCTCCACTCAGCCAGTCCACTCTGAACGCCCAGACCGCGACACCGGTCGTCGTAGATCGGCAGGCGGACCCGGGTCATGCCGCATATACACTCCCACCGGAGAAGATGAAGCTGGCTGTCGGCCTGTTTCGAACGCGGACGCTGCTGCACTTTGCCGGTGCGGGCTGGGGAATTCTGCAGCTTGTGCTGCTGCTGGCGTTTGCAGTTCCCGCGCGTCTTCGAGATCTTGCGTTGAGGGCGACGCAAAGCAGGTGGGGACAAGGCTTCCTGTTTACGCTTCTGCTATTGCTCCTGCTGACGGTGCTCGACCTGCCGCTCGGAATCTACGGGCATCACCTCGGGTTGGCATATGGCTTATCGGTCCAGGGTTGGGCGAGTTGGTTTGCCGATCTCGCGAAGGGCTTTGGCATTGAATGGGGCAGTACGGGTCTCGCGGTTATGCTGCTGTTCTGGGTCATTCGCAAATCGCCACGACATTGGTGGTTCTGGTTCTGGATTCCAGCCATGCTAGCGGTGATCTTCGGTGTCTTTATCTCGCCTGTATTGATTGATCCTCTCTTTGATCACTTCGAGTTGCTGTCTGCGCACGATCCGACGCTGGTGGCGCGGTTGGAGCAGGTGGTGGCACGCGGACCCCTCCATATTCCGCCGGATCGCATGTTCCTCATGCGGGCGAGCGCGAAGTACACCGGTCTGAACGCCTACGTCACCGGCATCGGACCATCGAAGCGCGTTGTGGTCTGGGACACAAGCATTGCGAAGGGCACACCCGAGGAGATTCAATTCATCTTCGGACACGAGATGGGGCATTACGTCCTGAACCATATCTATCTCGGCCTGCTCTTTGCCGGGGCGCTGGTGCTGGCGGGTTTCTGGGTTGGCTTTCACATCGTGCAATGGCTGCTGCGGACGTACGGAGCCCGATGGCAGCTCGAATCGCAGAACGATTGGGCAGCTCTCGTGGTCTTCATGCTGGTTCTGTCCGCGCTCACCTTTGTGACCGAGCCGATTGCGAATGGCTTCAGCCGTTGGGAGGAGCACGCCGCCGACGTGTACGGGCAGGAGGCAATGCACGGTATCCTCGCGGATCCGCAGGCAGTCGGCGTAAGAAGCTTTCAGGTCTTAGGCGAGAACAGCCTGGAGGACCCGCGAAGACATCCTTTCGTCGAGTGGTGGAGTTACAGCCATCCGGCTATCTGGGAGCGGTCTGCCTTTGCAGCCTCCTATAATCCGTGGGCGCCCGGGCAGAAGCCGAAATACTTTACGCACTAGAGCGTCTTACGCGAAGCGTCCAATACACCACGAAGTGGCGCCCGACCGGCGCTAGGGCGCTCTGGCACTAGAATGCGGCTATGAGCGATTGCCTTTTTTGCAGGATCGTCGCCGGCGAGATTCCGGCGAAGCGTTTGTATGAGGATGAGCGATGCCTCGCCTTTGCGGACATCAACCCGCAGGCACCCGTGCATCTGCTGGTTATTCCAAAACAGCATCTCGCCTCAACGGCACACACCACAGCCGAGCATGCAGGATTGCTCGGCGACCTGCTCGCCGCAGCGGCGAAGATCGCGGTCGAACAGAAGCTCGCTAACGGCTATCGCATCGTCATCAATACGGGACCCGACGGCGGTCAGACCGTGGATCATCTCCACCTCCACCTACTGGGCGGACGACACATGGGCTGGCCGCCGGGCTGATTTCCGTCAGCGGAAACTTGACAATCATTCGCCGCGCAGACCCACTTAGCGGCTGAAGCGAGACTAGCCCGCGTACTCGACGCACAAGTACCCCATATCTATCTCCTTTGTTTTGAATACTTTCATACTTCAGGTACGGGGGGAGGGGTACCTGTCCTAGAGCAGAAAATGGCCCCTGAGAGACTCAGGAGCCATTTCGTAAAAGGACTAAATCCTACTGATTGAAGTTCTGCTCTTCTTCGTCAACAATGCCGTAACGACGCAGAAGATTCGGCAGGTTCTGGCTGAACGCTGCGCGAGGCATCACGGTATCGCAACCTGCTTCGACCGCTTTAGCCTTCAGGTCGCCCTGAAGATGCGAGAGGAAGCCGACAATCGAGGTGCTCTTCTTCAGCTTGGCCTTGAGCTTGGGAATCAGCGTCATCGGCTTTGCAGAGGTGTTGTTGAGATCGAAAACGATTAGCCCAGGAAGATCGGCCTCTTCGCCGCCAACGAGCGCTGCAATCGACTCCTTATCGTTCTTGATGAAGGCGACCTTCACGCCGAGCTTGCGCGCAGTCTCCTGGATCTTGGCGATGAAGAAGAGATCCTCGATGAAGAAGTAGATCTTCGTCGGAGCGTCTTCGGCGATCGGAATGGTTCGTCCCTGCGAGTAATCAACTGGCTGCGAGTCGCTCTGATAGCCACCGCGACCTCCGCCACCGTGACTGCGACCCTGATAGTTGCCATTGCCATGCGTTTCGATGGTCGAAGGCGGAGTGTCGGCGAAGTTGCCGTTGGTCACGCGATAGCTGTGATCCATCGGTCCAACGAAGCTGCGAGGACCGCGCTGCTGTCGTCCGCCACCGTTGCTGCCGCTGCTAGTCTTACGCTTGAAGCCGTTGTTGCCCGGTTGGTGACTATTGCTGTCGCGGAATCCATTGCTGCCGCCATTGTTCTGGAAGCCGCCGGAGTTCTGCTGGCTGCCAGCGCCTGCAGCGATGTTGCCCGGGTTTTCGGGGCGTTGGCGATCACGGTCGCGGAACTTCTTCTTCCAGCGCTTTCCTGTGGCCGCTGCCTGCGAGCCGTTCTGGAATCCGTTCTGCTGGGGAGCTTGTGACTGAGCTGCGCCCTGGAGGGAAGGGACCGCTTGAGCGGGCGCGGCGGCATCGCCAGCTACAGAGCCTTGCTGGGCCATGTCGCCAGGACTTTCAGGTCCTTTGTTCTTGCGCTTACGTCGCCGCCGGCGGCTGCTTTTGGACTGGCCCATACCCGGCGAGATGGATTGACCATCTTGTGAGGACTGCTCGCTTTGACCTTGATTGTCGGACAACGGTAGCTGTGCCTGGTGCGACTGCACATCGGACACGGTAAGTTCTGAAGTCATGCTTCCACTTCCTATTGCATTTGTACGCAATTAGCGTCTTGTCCCCACGCCCGAGGCGTCTCGACCCTTGCCTGATGAGGCAGGGAGCGCAGAAGACCGGAAATGCAGCGTCGGTAAAAACGATCTCAAGTTGTACTCAAACGGACGTTATCGATTGCTATCGGTTGTGAGCCTGCGATTCGGTAGACCGTCGCTGCGCAACCGGGATTCGCTTTTTACAGCAGATCCTTCACCCTAAGTACATGTATGTAAATGATCCGACAGGACGATTCAATCTACTTCATGGCCACTATACATAGAAGTAGCCTTTGCGGAAAGAGATAACCCACAGTCGGTTCATACAACAGGCTTGATTGTACGTCCGAAATTGCTTTCTCGCAAGGAATCATCGTCCGTCGTGTGAAGCCGGTGCAGACAGGCAACACCTGAACTGCACCATAATTGGGTTTGAAACGAATGGCCAGTCACGGCCTCCTGAAGCGGCCTTCTCGGTGGAAGGCCTTTGTCTCTGCGGCAAGCAGCACCATACGTGGGTGCAAGCTCTACCAGGTCAGAGAATCCTGCGATCGCATCTCGGTCTGACGGAGGCACGTGCACACTTGATGGAGCAATTTCACGACCAAAGCAGAATAGGCCATTTGCAAGGGATTATGACGGGCTCCCTATGGCAATCTCTCTAAAACCATAGGTGGCGTTCGTGACTCTTCGGCTTTTAGAAGGGGCATCAGTGTTCAGCCGTATTTCGGGGAATGATGTTCTCGACGATCTAATCGAAAGAGAAGTAGATTTACAGAAAGGTGGCTTTGTTTGACCCCGTATGCGCAGGGTCCTATAATCAGAGGCGTTCTGGCAGCTCTCCAGCTCCTGTCTGCTTTCCGGTCTGCTTTACGGGCGAGACTCAAGAAATGGATCGGCTACAACGTGTTCACGCAGCCTGCTCTGCGTGTTCCCGGGGTGGAGTGGACTGCGGAGCATGGCCCGGGGCGCAAGCGATTGTGTTCCGATGGCCGAAACGATGGATGAAAGAATTCCAAGGAGCTTTACACACTACATGAATCGCACTCTTACTCTCCTCTCCGCGCTTGGCGCAGGCCTGATGACTGCTGCCGGGACTGCCCAGACCGCCACGCCTCCTGCCGCACCTGCGGCTCAGCAAGCACCTGTCGCTCCACAGGCAGTGCCGGCCAAGATTGCGTTGATCTCCTTTGAACAAGCTGTCTTCGCCACGAACGAGGGCCAGCGCGCCGTCGAAGATGTGAAGAAGAAGTACGAGCCGAAGAAGGCGCAGATCGACGCATTGGCACAAGAGGTCGACACGCTGAAGAAGCAGAATGCTGCTG
Coding sequences:
- a CDS encoding response regulator is translated as MTSELTVSDVQSHQAQLPLSDNQGQSEQSSQDGQSISPGMGQSKSSRRRRRKRKNKGPESPGDMAQQGSVAGDAAAPAQAVPSLQGAAQSQAPQQNGFQNGSQAAATGKRWKKKFRDRDRQRPENPGNIAAGAGSQQNSGGFQNNGGSNGFRDSNSHQPGNNGFKRKTSSGSNGGGRQQRGPRSFVGPMDHSYRVTNGNFADTPPSTIETHGNGNYQGRSHGGGGRGGYQSDSQPVDYSQGRTIPIAEDAPTKIYFFIEDLFFIAKIQETARKLGVKVAFIKNDKESIAALVGGEEADLPGLIVFDLNNTSAKPMTLIPKLKAKLKKSTSIVGFLSHLQGDLKAKAVEAGCDTVMPRAAFSQNLPNLLRRYGIVDEEEQNFNQ
- a CDS encoding M48 family metallopeptidase produces the protein MRRCILLLLLLAFAPLSQSTLNAQTATPVVVDRQADPGHAAYTLPPEKMKLAVGLFRTRTLLHFAGAGWGILQLVLLLAFAVPARLRDLALRATQSRWGQGFLFTLLLLLLLTVLDLPLGIYGHHLGLAYGLSVQGWASWFADLAKGFGIEWGSTGLAVMLLFWVIRKSPRHWWFWFWIPAMLAVIFGVFISPVLIDPLFDHFELLSAHDPTLVARLEQVVARGPLHIPPDRMFLMRASAKYTGLNAYVTGIGPSKRVVVWDTSIAKGTPEEIQFIFGHEMGHYVLNHIYLGLLFAGALVLAGFWVGFHIVQWLLRTYGARWQLESQNDWAALVVFMLVLSALTFVTEPIANGFSRWEEHAADVYGQEAMHGILADPQAVGVRSFQVLGENSLEDPRRHPFVEWWSYSHPAIWERSAFAASYNPWAPGQKPKYFTH
- a CDS encoding histidine triad nucleotide-binding protein; translation: MSDCLFCRIVAGEIPAKRLYEDERCLAFADINPQAPVHLLVIPKQHLASTAHTTAEHAGLLGDLLAAAAKIAVEQKLANGYRIVINTGPDGGQTVDHLHLHLLGGRHMGWPPG